A stretch of Drosophila subpulchrella strain 33 F10 #4 breed RU33 unplaced genomic scaffold, RU_Dsub_v1.1 Primary Assembly Seq55, whole genome shotgun sequence DNA encodes these proteins:
- the LOC119562534 gene encoding guanine nucleotide-binding protein subunit alpha homolog isoform X2, with translation MRRKFNACGKIAELEELLRGGVNFKFYFLDEIERLAEPDYVPTHKDILHCRKATKGVYEFCVKVQNIPFVFVDVGGQRTQRQKWTRCFDSSVTSIIFLVSSSEFDQVLAEDRKTNRLEESKNIFDTIVNNNTFKGISIILFLNKTDLLQQKVCDPETDIRWYYPQFNGNPHSILDVQNFILQMFMSVHRSSSITRIYHHFTTAIDTRNTNVVFNSVKDTILQRNLNALMLQ, from the exons ATGCGCCGCAAATTCAACGCCTGTGGCAAGATCGCGGAATTAGAAGAGCTTTTGAGAGGAGGCGTGAATTTCAAATT CTATTTTCTAGACGAAATAGAGCGGCTAGCTGAACCGGATTATGTGCCAACGCATAAAGATATATTGCATTGCCGGAAGGCTACCAAAGGGGTTTATGAGTTTTGTGTCAAAGTACAG AACATTCCATTTGTCTTCGTCGATGTGGGTGGACAACGGACTCAGCGTCAAAAATGGACTAGGTGTTTTGATAGTTCCGTAACTTCCATTATATTTCTCGTATCTAGTTCCGAGTTCGATCAAGTGCTTGCGGAAGACAG AAAAACCAATCGGCTGGAAGAATCAAAGAATATATTCGATACTATTGTCAATAACAACACATTCAAAGGAatatcaattattttatttttgaacaAAACAGACTTGCTGCAACAGAAAGTTTGTGATCCTGAGACTGACATTCGCTGGTACTATCCACAGTTCAATGGAAATCCCCACTCAATTTTAGATGTTCAAAACTTCATTTTACAAATGTTTATGAGCGTTCATCGCAGTAGCAGCATAACTAGGATATACCATCATTTTACCACCGCCATAGATACGCGCAATACTAATGTAGTGTTTAATTCGGTAAAGGATACAATACTGCAACGTAACTTAAATGCTCTTATGCTGCAGTAG